Part of the Ficedula albicollis isolate OC2 chromosome 6, FicAlb1.5, whole genome shotgun sequence genome is shown below.
GCGCTGACTGACCGGGGCCACgaccctgtgctgctgctccatgaGGGTCGGGATGTGGAGACCTCCCTGCCTGGCTTCCGCCTGCAGAGGTACTGGGGTACCTTCAGCACAGAGAGCGCAGATGCCTGGGTGCAGGAGAAGATAAAGCGTGTCTTTCAAGGGAAGATGACCTCTCTGgaggtattttcatttttggagAAGTACCTGGAAAACTGTGACCTAGTACTGGGAAATTCTACCCTTCTGCAGAAACTCCAGTGGGAGCACTTTGACCTGCTTTTGGTGGACCCCAACGAGATGTGTGGATTTATCCTGGCCCACATCCTGCACGTCAAATATGCTGTGATTTCCACTGGTTTCTGGTTCCCAGCAGAGATTGGTGCCACCTCCCCCATTGCCTATGTCCCTGAATTCAACTCCCTGATGACAGACAGGATGGGCTTTTTTGGTAGAACTTGGAATCTCCTAGTCTACATAATCACTCGTGTGGCTACAAAACTGGTCATCCTGCCCAAGTTTGAACGTCTCATGGAGAAGCATGGGGTGGAGCCCAAGACATCCATGTTGGACCTTGTTCATGGAACTagtcttttcttcctctgtaatGATGTGGTGTTGGACTTTCCCCGTCCAACGCTCCCCCATGTCATTTTCACAGGGGGGATCCTTGCTGAGCCTGCAAAGCCCCTTCCAGTGGTAAGTACAAGAAAGCTTTGATCTATGATTGCACATCAAATGGGGAAGCTACTTAGTTCCAATCTTCTTTAGAAGAACCTTGTAAAAGTCCTGAAGCCCCAagtgtctggaaagctgctgtgttttggtgcTTGTAGGTGCATCAGGAAGACAGAGAACACTGAAGGCTgtcaggctgcagggaggatgtGGAATTAAGTGGTCCACTCTGAAGTGGGATTCGGCCTCTCTGGTCATGTAAAAGGGCATGTGGAATTCCTAAGATGAAAGTGTTGCTCCTGGGACTTGATAATGAATAGTTTGTTTGCTCCTATGCTAAAGTGGAAATGGAAAGAACAATTAATCTTCCTTGTTTCATCACTGATACATTAATCCAAAATTTCCTCCTTTACCCTATTTCTCACAGAGCATTTCTGCCCTTGAGCTTAATAGTCTTAAGAAACCACAGGGGAGAGCTATTCTTGTTCCTTCATTAAGTGCAGAATCCCCAAATGTGGAAAACTGAAGGGTATCATCCCCATTTTCTCAAGGTTCAGTCCTGAAAACTCCTCTCAAGGCTTCCTCCATCCTATGCCTCACTAATCCCAGGAATAAATCCAGAGGGACAAGCTCCTAACGCCGCTGGCTGAAGTATTGGAACAGAGTAGGACTTGTCCTACCACTTTTACAAACATTGAGGGGAAATAAACCTGGATAATAGAATTTGGGCAATCAAGATGTCCTGGTGTCCTGACTAAGGGTCTGAAATGGAGATAAGGCTTCAACCTTCAATTTATTAGAGGCCTGTCAAGATCTCTGATGGCAACTTTAACTGATGCTGTGGATGCcaatatttttcagttaaaaaaaaagtgagatcAGGTGCCTTAAAAAGAATCTCTCCAGATGTGTCTGACTGCACATGAGCCTTGCCCACGGCCTGCAGGTAATGAAACACACGTAGGGTGCTCCGAAGGCTGTGTCAGAGGGTGGCTGCCTCACAGCTCTTGCAAAACTCTGGCTTGGTCCAACCTGGCCACGTACACACCTGCCTCATAAAGAAGGGAGTTGTTTGCTAGGGCATTACTCATGTGCTTCACAGCTTCCAGAACAGACCCCAGGGCACCTGAGGAAAGAATGATGGAGATAAGTCCAGAGCCCTGCAGTAGGTGGTGGCTGTCATGCTAGCAGGcaggtgtgtctgtgtccaCATCATGGGATAGCAGCAGAGAAGAGAGCCTCTGTATGTCTAGGTGCACCTTAAAGAATATCCCAtctgaaatgtaattaaatgtttatttcttcCTATTTGAAACACTATGATTTTGATTGCTTCTAATTAGGACTTGGTTAAATATAGATATGTATTTGAGAGAAAGTGAGAACATTTGGTGGTCAGCCATGCTTCCCTGGTAActtcactgctgtttctgaatGTTGAATGTTATGGCCCAATTATAATGGATGACATAGTCATCTGGTTTAGGAGTCATTGtacttttatttagaaaaggAAAGCCAGCACTTTCTCTTCTGTAGCAATTTCGAAGATTGTACTGCTCAAAGGATGTGAAACTcgaaagaaaggagaaatcaAAATATCTCTGTTGCAAACTTTTTCATTCTTGGATTGTCTTAGGGCACTCtaagcatttctgaaaagatGGGCTTGAGTCTCTGAAGCATACAACAAAGGAGAAATATCCCTGTAACATTAAAGTAACACTAAGATGTGCTTTGCAACTCTTTTGTATTCTGATCCCCTAACTTTTAGACTACAATTAATACCCTGAATTAATCACTctagtttttctcttttaatatttttttttaaaattcatgttcTCCTATATGTTTATTTTAGAAGGTATATATATTCAAAGATAGATTTTTATTAAACTTCCCTAACATGCTCTTGACTGGAATACATGGGCAAACTTGAAGCAGGACAGAATTCATAATGAGCAATAGGCTCAGCCTAGCCTGGCATGAGAGGGAAGAGTCTGTGTTTgcttcacagcagctgtggttGCTGACTTCTTCTATCTTCTGGCTTTTGTTGAAAAACGTACAGACTGTGTTCTAGATACAGGCCTGTTTATGTAGCAGTACAGGTAGCCTCTAAATGAAGGGCAAATAGCTGTGGGTTTTACTGGATCTGTAGCTACCTCTCTGTCCAGTGATCAAAAACTAAATCTGCTATCTGCAAGTAGCTATCAAGGATGGATCGAAGTCTCCTGTCAAGATGACAAGACTTCCTGCCACCTCCAGGAGCCTTTGACATTGGAGAGTTTGTAGGAACTCTGCAGGAAGAAGTGGTTCCTGACTGTGTGATGTTTTTCTCTTGTATCAGCCTATATCTAGAGACCCTGACAGGCCTCCTGCCTTAGTGGTAATGGGAAAATAGCCTTCCTCTTTTTACTCCAATTTCCTTCTTTGCCCTGGCTGTTCCTATGTTTCCAGAACCCTTCTTGTCAAAGAGTAATTGTGTTACCTCCAGTGCAGGAGATAATGCTATGAAATGCAGGTTTTGGACACCTCCCTGCAAACTCCCAAGACTAGCAGGTGCTCAAGTAATTTCTCCCTGGCTGGGTACAAAAATCACAGCGGTTTTGGAGTTCATTGCATGGTGAAAACCGTGTAGCTTTGTGCTCTGGGTGGCTTTGGCTTGATCTTCTCTGTGGACAGCTCTCTTCTGACAGAGGCAAGAGTGGGAAAGGCCTTTCTGCAGCAATACTTCAGGgcagctgtgtgtgctttgCCCACAGGGTCTGCGTCTCTGggtggaagcagcagaggcGGGCGTCGTCGTTGTCTCCTTTGGCATCGGGATCCGAGCTCTTCCAGGAGATTTGGTGGAGAAGATGGCTGGTGCATTCGCTCGCCTCCCGCAGAGGGTGGTGTGGAGGTGAGAAGGGAACGGGATTCATTTGCACTTGAGTTGGATGAAAAACAATGTTGAGGGGTGATTCGTTTCAAATCAGAGaatctgttttctgtctcttcatCTGAttgaatttattattattattctctgtgtgtttctcttctccttttttctttcctctgtctcctcccacAGATATTTTGGTGAGAAGCCAAGAAACCTGGGTGAGAATACGCTGATGATGGGGTGGCTGCCCCAGAATGACCTGTTAGGTAAGGCTgggttctgtgtgtgtgtgccactAGCAACAACCCTGGAGTTTAGCCCAAACCACAGCAAAGGCACATAAGGATAGCAGCACCTGTGTGGATCTAAGTCTGTTGCTTCTTGTGTATAGAACATGATCCTCACCTAACACCTGCTTGAAGCTGCTTGGCTCCCATCTCCCTTCTCAGCAGTTTTGGGCTGCCAAAAGCCAGATGTATTCCCAAATGGTAGCATCCTTTCTGCTCAGCATGCCTGTTTTTACCTAAGCATACATCAGCGCTGTGTGTTGAGGAAACCCCTGGTAGCCCTGTTGCAACATGGAGGGCATTGACTTACTACCATTTCTTTACCTGCAGGCCACCCCAACGTGAAAGCTTTTGTCAGCCACTGTGGGATGAATGGTGTATTTGAGGCAATTTATCACGGCGTGCCAGTGGTGGGATTTCCTTTCTATGGAGACCAGTTTGACATCATGACCAGAGTGCAGGCAAAGGGCATGGGTATCCTCATGGACTGGAGCAGAGTGAAAGAAGAGGAGCTTTACCAGGCTGTCATCACAGTCATCTCTGATCCCAGGTGAGGCATCTGGAAGCATCAGGCTCTTCCTTGGTGCAGACAGCGTGTAGGGATCAGTGTGTCTTTGTGTTGACCCCTGCACCACCTGTGGTGGCTTCTGTACCTAGCACTGTTGCAAGCATCGCTCAGCTGACCACGTGTCAGTGCCTCAAAATCCTTAGATGCAGCACAGGAGAAGATAATCCAGCATTTGCTGCCAAGAGTGTGATGTAGTCCTGTTTGATTGACTGTAATATTCTCAGAAAGTTTTCTAAGATAGTGGGGAACAGACCTCTTCTCTTAATGCCAGGCTGTCATCAGGGAGAGTGAGATAACAGCCTCCCATTGGGACCTCCCTGAACTTGTCCAAAAAACTTTCTGTAGAAAcagagagggagctgcaggtaATGCTCCATCTGCTCCTTCTGTCAATCATATACTCTGCTTTTTCCTAGAAccagagcaggaacagaaaagggGCACAGGGCTCCTGATTTTTAATGGAACATGTGCAACTGCtggttttttaaatgctctctgagagcttgattttaaaaatattttatatttcttaccTATTAAGAGGTGCTGCAATTAGGTACCTAGAAGGGTTTGGCCACTCATCAAGTGTGTAACTTTTGCTTGATGCTGGGTGAGGTCTTGGGGTGCAAGCTCCCCTCAGAAAGTACCATACACATGACTACACTGAACAAGTACTTGCAAGCCAAACTGTCAGTGTTGctaacaaaacacaaaatgaaatacaCTCTGGCTTGTGCCTTCATGGCTGGCGAGTGCCATCAGAGTGGCTTCAGAAGAATAAAGGAAGAAACTTGCCCCTCTCCCAAGGTATAATTTGGGACTTGAAAGCATCACTGGTTGTCTCAAACCACTTCTCAGGTACGAAGTTTCTGTCAAAAGGTAAACATCTTGTCATCTTGCCTTGCAGCTACAGAAAAGCAGCCCAGCACATCTCGGCCCTGCACCTGGACAGACCAATGCATGCTCTCAACAGGACAGTGTACTGGCTGGAGTACATCCTTCGTCATGATGGGGCACCCTACCTTCGCCCGGCTGTCTACGACCTCTCCCTGTATGAGTACTTCTGCCTGGACATACTGGCTCTTCTCTTGCTCTGTCTGGCTGCTATTGGATTTGTTCTCTACAAGTCTGTGGTCTGGTGCAGAAGGAAGGGGGCCAGCCCTGTGTATCAGAATGGCAATTGCATGAAAGGCCACTTCACAGATGAGAAAAAACTGCAGTAGTGGCCAGTATGTTCCAGGGCATATCCCATCACTGTGAAATGAACTGCTGCTGTGCCAAGAAATGTGTGGCATGCAGGCACGGAGAGAGGTGAAAGATCTGCAGGTCTGGatgagaagaggaggagagggaggagtATTGCAAAGGCCTGTGTCTACACCTCTGTGTACAGCACCTGTGGGCGGGGGGGTGAATTCAGGCGTGGGTGGGAGCACTTGGCCAGGATGCTGGGAATGGGGCATAGGTAGGTAGACTTCCAGGGAGGAGTGCAGGTTGTTCCCTTTGTATTGCACATTGGTTTAGATGCTGGTGTTGCTCTTCTGGCTTTTTGGATCATGGAGGCTCTGGAGGTAGGAACAGCATTTCATGTGCAGCAGACACCATTTCTCCTCTACCGTGTTACTAAGAGCCCCAGGAGTCAGAATGCCTTTAAGTGCAGATGAGAACCTGAAGCATAGCTGTGGACAAGGAAGAGCACTGAAAGTATCATctacaagagagaaaaattggTCTTTTAAGTTCTGTGGATAAATATTGTTCTTCCTGCTTCAGTCAACACTCCTCAATCCTGTTTGTGTTCAAgctaaattattattttttaaaataaacttataTTCTTTCTCCTATGTGGCAGTTCTCTGGTCTTGGTTTAATGTGAACCTGTGATTCTTGTAACAGAAAGTTGTTCAAGCaaaattaaagtgttttttccttctcattacTGCTGCTCTGGTCTCCACATACTTCATCAGTGAATTTTTGGCCTTTCTGCAGGCTTTCATGCAGTACCTTCTCTTCTCTGCCTTCATGTGGCACACACCGATGCCCATAGCATCTCCAAACCTgtaatgaaaggaaaatctggAACAGATGCACATGCCAGGACCAAAGAATCAGCAGCCAGTTGTAGGCAATGGGCATATACCACATTTACAGAAGCAGCAAGCTCTGCTCATTGCAATGTGAACAGACAATACTGTTGCCCCACTTGGGCTGTGGTATGGCGTGATACCTAATGTCTTTTTACTCACCCTGGACTCCAAGGCAAACCTAATTGGGGTGCAGTTGCACAACCTGTCCACCGCCAGTGTCCCACACTGAGGATCAAGGGCTCTGTTCCATACTCCCACTGGGgccactgcagtgctggcagaagTTGGAGAGTAACcccactgccacagctgccctCGCTGCTGGTTCTAGGCTCTGCTCTCTCTTGCTGTTCtatgtgggctttttttttccagatgaaagATGTGTTTCTACTGCAGTTTGGTggggctcctgggctgctctaGGTTGGGATAGTGCCTGGCTCTGGCATGGGGGCTATTCTGAGGCCAGGCAGTGCTgtcttccctccccagccctcagctTGCAGAGGGGCTTAGGTGAAGGTAACTTTGGGTGACCCATCAACCTTACTCTGTAGCAGCACTTTGTGGCTTCATGTCCTCTGAGCTGAGACTGTGGAGCCTAATAGCCCCTAATGACAGGAACAGGGAGATCAGAGCAAGGTGCTAATAgatatttgggggaaaatgggcATTGTAGATAAGTAATAGGAACACTGTCTGCCTGGCACCTTTCTGTCTGCAAGTTGAAATTAAGAGGTTGAtaggatttgggtttttttttagatagAAAAGATACTGCCACAAATTTTCAgcattcctgcctttttccagTTGCACTATAGTGACCTTGTTGTCATCTCCTAGCAGATGAGTTTGGGCAAGGGGGTGGAGGTGGGGCATTTTGTCATCTCTGAGGTGGAAGAAGGAGATCATTACTGCTGCCTACGTGAGAGTTCGGATGTTTAGATTAGGCTGAATATAGCAAGAGAGTTGGCAAGCTTGCGGCTTGGTGACAATGTTGGATTGTTTTgaacttgaagaaaaaagagggagaagacAAACACACCATGTTTGCAAACTGGTGCACAATGGAGGCAACATGGCCTGAGGAGGACAGAGACCTGCACACTGCTTTGTTTGCAAGCAAATGAGCAGGCAAATATTTGAGACCCGAGAGCCTGTGTGGGCTTACAAAAATGTGAGTCTATTTTCTTATGATTCCTCCTTGCTATTCTCCATTTCAGAAGGAAGTTCAAGCAAGCACCACATGCAGCATTAGCGTGTTGTCTCCTATCAGATATGCTCTTAACTTCTTGAACTTCTCATGGCTGCTTTCATTCCCAAAGGTATTGCAGAGTTGAGGCATGTCTATCCAGAGAgtcaaaatatatatatatagtctattaaaaattattccacaTGTTGGTGACAACTGTTTCTAATGGAGTAAAGCACTAACCTGGCCAAGGACCCTGTGAGTAAGAAGTGGGCATTCAAAAAGTACCCCTGAAGTAAAAAGACTTCCCTAGGAAAATCTGTGTACTGACTTAGAAACTGTCAGGAACCATTCTGTAAGTTATAAGATGATTTTATAGAAGTATTTGAATAAACTTAATAAAGACTAAGGCTCCTCTagcttttccagctttatttCTGTCCTCTGTAAATCTTTTCCTAATAAACACATAGCTTTCTCTCTTTACTTTTCTCCTTGTTATTCTTTCAGTATTCAATACAGAAGGAAAGTATAGCAAGGCCTTAAGCTAGTTATTAAGTTAAATTAGGAATAATGAGTAGCCTGTCACACACATTAAAAGCCATGGTGGGGGAAGGGATGTAGGTGAGCTTTATCCTTCATGCAGCTCTGACTTCAGCTTGGTGCCTGATCTCTGGGCACGATGCCTGCAGTTACTAAATGCCCTCCCTGTCACAGGTACTGAGGCAGGCACGCAGGGCTGTGGTGTAACttgggaaatttaaaaattgaaactgTGGCTTATGAGACAACAAGCAGGGAGCAAGctctctttttttgcctttttttccctccctcaaGCAAAAGTTGGATGTGAGTCAATACTTTCCAGAAGACTGAAGAAGCCTCACCCAAGAGCTGCAaccccagctgagctgtgtgcagggcCAAGCTGCCTTCTGTCCCTCCGTcgtgctcctggcagggcagggggtcACAAGCAgggtccagcagcagctggaggatgcagcagcacccccagccccactgctgtgcGCCGATCTCCCTGCAAGGGCCCCGAGTGCGGCAGGGAGGTGTTTGGGGCACGCTTGAGCCAGCTTTTCAGGTTCACCCGGCCCCACAGCTCCTCACCGAGCTGCTCTGAGAGAGGCACGGCAGCCCTGTGATTGGGAGCCGTCCTGGCTTGGAAACACCCTGAATGGATGTGTTTTCCAGGTGatggctgtgcagctctgcccaaaCCCTGGGCTAGGGGCAGCTCCTCTGATCGGGGCAGCTCCTTGTGGGGAGTAGGGAAGGGGTGAAGCCCCACGCTGGCACGGCTCCTGTTGTTGTGACCCCTCTCCGTagccagtgccagcagctgcagcattgctggagcacacagcaggcctggctctgccccGGAGGCTGCTCTCCTGAAGGCCTTTCCCACCAGCTCATAAActactgctgctccagccccagtgctggctTTGGAAGGGTCTCCGCACACCCCTGGCAGGATCTCCATGGGAGAATCTGGCTGTGGGCTGCCGAACAGCCACATCAAATCCCTATCTGGTTTTTCCAGCCTAGTAAGGCGGCAGCACCAAGCAGTGTCAACAAAATTCGGCTAATAAAGAGGAGCTGTCTCCCTCTGCAGGTGAGTGTGAATCACTCCATCTGGAAAGCCTAGAGAAGATGATCATTTTGACTTACCTACTGTTTAATGACAGTAATCCAAGAGCACTTCTGTGAAGGAACCCCTTCCCTTTGCCCGTGCATGGCTCAGCCTCAGCCTCAGCCTCTCATCTCTGCCTGTGGGTGTCTTCCTCATGGCCCCCATGCACCTCTCTGATGCTCTTGAGAGTGTGGGCAGTGCTGTTCTCTGATGCTTCCAGGTTACAAATATTTCCCACAGAGGAAGGCAAGGAGCCGAGATCTGTGAGTCCCCGGGCCCCAGCCGTGGCCACTTGCCATTGAGAGCACTGTTGGAGTGAgccagcccctctgtccccaccagGACCTTCTTAGGGCTGTGTCACAGCAAATGGAACTGCACAGCAAGTCCTGAAGGCAGCACAATGGAAAGCAGCCTTCTCCCAGGTACTCAGGGAAGGCATGATCTCAAAAACCAGAAACGTCCATGGTCCTTCCCAAGCTATGTTTCTGGGAGGGCCTCCCAAATCCTTTCAAACACTAAAGTGAGATTACAcaccagccaggagctgggcattGTGCCTTTCAGGACAGCTGAGGGCAGCCAATCACTCGAAATAGCTGACTGATGTCTCA
Proteins encoded:
- the LOC101807254 gene encoding 2-hydroxyacylsphingosine 1-beta-galactosyltransferase-like; its protein translation is MKMMKVLPCSAALLFLVTVFTVEPSHGAKVLIMPTIVFDSHLRVFMRVAEALTDRGHDPVLLLHEGRDVETSLPGFRLQRYWGTFSTESADAWVQEKIKRVFQGKMTSLEVFSFLEKYLENCDLVLGNSTLLQKLQWEHFDLLLVDPNEMCGFILAHILHVKYAVISTGFWFPAEIGATSPIAYVPEFNSLMTDRMGFFGRTWNLLVYIITRVATKLVILPKFERLMEKHGVEPKTSMLDLVHGTSLFFLCNDVVLDFPRPTLPHVIFTGGILAEPAKPLPVGLRLWVEAAEAGVVVVSFGIGIRALPGDLVEKMAGAFARLPQRVVWRYFGEKPRNLGENTLMMGWLPQNDLLGHPNVKAFVSHCGMNGVFEAIYHGVPVVGFPFYGDQFDIMTRVQAKGMGILMDWSRVKEEELYQAVITVISDPSYRKAAQHISALHLDRPMHALNRTVYWLEYILRHDGAPYLRPAVYDLSLYEYFCLDILALLLLCLAAIGFVLYKSVVWCRRKGASPVYQNGNCMKGHFTDEKKLQ